From the Paenibacillus sp. MMS20-IR301 genome, the window CCACCACCCGGTCGGGATGATAGGCTTTGATATAAGGAATAGCGAATGCTGTTCCGTGGTCCAGCCTTTCCATGAAATGAGGCCAGTCCGGCTCACTGTTCGCCTCGGATTTCAGTGGGCTGGCGACAAATTCCTGCAGGCTAAGCGTATCTACTATAGATGGAATATAAATCAGCATGCAGGCATGTCCGTATACATTAATCGACTGGTACACAGCATCACTGCACTCCTGAAGCTGCTCTTTGATCATCTCCAGCATGACTTTGTCCGCCACCCTGCCCGCCCCCTTCAACTCTTGGGTAATCTGGATTAGTTTGCCGGTTCAAGCCGTTATTTATGCCCGGAAGGCAAAAAAGGAACCGCTGGCGCGGCTCCTTAAGTACAAGCGGGATAGCTTCCTCTCTTTTGAATAGAAATGGTTTAGAGGAAAATCATTAAAAGTATGCTAACGGCAAAGCAATAATATGAAAAGTAGATCAGATTGCCTTTGGCCATAATTCCTATGAACCATCGCATTGCATAATACGTAGCCACAAGCGTTGTAATAAAAGCAATCAGGTAAGGAAGCGCCAGCTGTGCCCGGTTTGGATCATTAGCTATATCAGAAGCGCCCAGGATGAGTCCCCCGATGCTAATGGGAATGTACAGCATGAACGAGAATTTCAATGCCGTATCCTGCTTCATGCCAACTGCTATGGAGGCTATAACCGTTGAACCGGAACGGCTGATGCCGGGAATAAGCGCTACGGCTTGAGCCAGCCCGACAATAATAGCATCCCTGACTGTTAGATTACCGTCCCTCTTCTGTCCCCGGAGATTGCGGATGAGCCAGAGAGCGACACCTGTGATTAACAGGCTGATGGAGACGGTATGTACCGAAGTAAAGATTCGTTCGATCGAATCCTTGAACAGCACCGCAGCGGCAGCAGCAGGAATTGTGCCGAGGATGATATACATGCAGAACATGAAATCCGGCCGGTATTCAGCCTGACGCGACTGCAGGTAACGAAATGCACCTGTGATTAGAGCTTTGATATCATTACGGAAAATAAATGTGATGGCAATAAGCGAAGCCGTATTCGTCAATATTTCGAAGGACAATCCGTTCTGTTGCATGCCCAAAAGGCGCTGCACGATAATTAAATGCCCGCTGGATGAGACGGGGATAGGTTCCGTAACCCCCTGAACAACACCTAGCAGCATATATTTTAGCCAATCCAGCCAATTCTCCATTGTCCCCTCCTAAATCTGTCTGCTTCTTAAGCGTTTGAACAGCACGTAAAACCCAAATCCCAGAATAATAATTGTAGCCGAGGGGATGATGTAAGGCTTGACGATTTCATCTACATGCTCCCACTGGGCACCTAATTTAAAGCCCAAATATACATACAATGATGTGATGGGAAGCATGGCCAGAAAGGTATACAGACTGAACTTAAACACATTCATCCTGGCAATACCACAAGGGATGGAAATCAAAGTTCTCACCCCGGGGATAAAACGTCCGGAAAAAGCTACACCACTGCCGTACTTTTCAAAAAAACGGTCTGAGGCATCTAAATGATGGGGGCGAATCCATAAATACTTACCGTATTTCTCAATAAAAGGTCTGCCCCCGAACCGGCCAAGGGCATATAACGTCAATGGGCCAAGCGTTCCTCCAAGGGTACCCGCAAGAATCGTAAGGACCAGTTTCATGTCTCCAAGGTAAACCCAATAACCTGCAAGCGGGAGTACAAGTTCAGCAGGTACAAATTCAAATGACAAAGCGATGACTATACCTGCATAGGACATACTTTTAAAGAAAAGTATAAATTCTGTGATCCATTGTGTCATATAGTCTCCTCCAGGATTCTAACCGTATTTAGATCATGAACTGCAGAAGGGGAACCTCATTCATCTCGGGAGTAATCTGCCGTTCCGACATTCTCTAAGTTTATTGAACTTCCGGTACCGGCTTCCGCTTCATTAACCAGCGCAGTAAGTGCTTGTCCGAGATCGTCTTTATCCATATACACATAAGGGCTCTTCCAATGGGATCCCACTTGTAATGAATGAATCAGCTGCGGTTTAAGTTTAGGAAAGTTGAATAACCATTGCTGGAGATCTGCACGGGGAATATCCGTCTTCACATTCTCGCCTATGATATCCAGTATATCTGCCCAGTGGGACATTCCCTGCAGGTTCCCCATTTTATCCAGAATCTGTTTGATCACCTGCTGCTGCCGGTCATTACGCTCGAAATCAGAAGACTCCCCTGTTCCCTGATTCGATTTACGGTACCGCACAAAGTCAAGGACCTGCTTGCCGTCCAGCTGCTGCAGCCCTTTTTTCAAATCAATATTCGTTCCATCCGCTGTATCTCTGTATTTCATATTCATATCGACATCTATCGTCAGGCCGCCCAGCAAATCTACAGTCTCCTGCAGCATGTTAAAATTCACTACAACCATATGATTGATCGGCAGCCCCAGCAGATTGCTGAAGAAATCTTTTGTATTTGAAATAGCGCTTGCTTTATCTTTTATGTAATAGTGCGCATAATAATAATTGGCTTTAT encodes:
- a CDS encoding undecaprenyl-diphosphate phosphatase, which encodes MENWLDWLKYMLLGVVQGVTEPIPVSSSGHLIIVQRLLGMQQNGLSFEILTNTASLIAITFIFRNDIKALITGAFRYLQSRQAEYRPDFMFCMYIILGTIPAAAAAVLFKDSIERIFTSVHTVSISLLITGVALWLIRNLRGQKRDGNLTVRDAIIVGLAQAVALIPGISRSGSTVIASIAVGMKQDTALKFSFMLYIPISIGGLILGASDIANDPNRAQLALPYLIAFITTLVATYYAMRWFIGIMAKGNLIYFSYYCFAVSILLMIFL
- a CDS encoding DedA family protein; amino-acid sequence: MTQWITEFILFFKSMSYAGIVIALSFEFVPAELVLPLAGYWVYLGDMKLVLTILAGTLGGTLGPLTLYALGRFGGRPFIEKYGKYLWIRPHHLDASDRFFEKYGSGVAFSGRFIPGVRTLISIPCGIARMNVFKFSLYTFLAMLPITSLYVYLGFKLGAQWEHVDEIVKPYIIPSATIIILGFGFYVLFKRLRSRQI
- a CDS encoding LCP family protein, with the translated sequence MFYKRKRTTISKIMMGISLAAGAAIIGTGVYAGYLYKKTDDAIQRIAAPAAAAAQPAAAPEKQEEPVSIKPMIFLLAGVDSRAGGGGVMNTDVLMLVSFNPDTQSASFLSLPRDLLLTPESLPAHKANYYYAHYYIKDKASAISNTKDFFSNLLGLPINHMVVVNFNMLQETVDLLGGLTIDVDMNMKYRDTADGTNIDLKKGLQQLDGKQVLDFVRYRKSNQGTGESSDFERNDRQQQVIKQILDKMGNLQGMSHWADILDIIGENVKTDIPRADLQQWLFNFPKLKPQLIHSLQVGSHWKSPYVYMDKDDLGQALTALVNEAEAGTGSSINLENVGTADYSRDE